One Sporocytophaga myxococcoides DNA segment encodes these proteins:
- a CDS encoding T9SS type A sorting domain-containing protein, which yields MRFFITFIILVFINWIGEVNDTEQYVLIQNKPVEVGTTVTFTITAPEGTNPFIAWDYGDENGLGNYKQGLTTTHKFMQPGVYQVFARILGEDIPLSVTQTVHKPLKKIAPTHSSTICIDTSRQIVWAVNPDNHSVSSINAANYQLISEIPTGKNPRTLALDNAGNVWVANEDDATITILSASGQKLQTINLPYASRPYGLCFDPMKSYCYITLQSLGQLVKLDAKDFQIVQVTEAGRRPRGIAITSDGKRVFVTQFISPGEKGLIREIDAETMELKSEIGLAFDETVDFEDRGRGVPNYISSLTITPDGSEIWIPSKKDNTARGLFRDGQALTFDNTVRTIVSKIDLTQGSEVIDSRIDINDADMACAVEFSPYGNIAFIALQGNNKIAMIDVATNSRLGLLDTTGLAPQGLVFNADGSRLFVHNFMSRSITIFNTENIILSNNFNPVIAATIPIVLKDSLNAQVLKGKQIFYNAQDERMTFAGYISCASCHLDGGSDERVWDFTDRGEGLRNTHSLLGRRGMGMGNVHWTANFDEIQDFENDIRYAFRGKGFLPDSIFNRGTISDPLGGPKAGLSPELDALAAYVRSLDKVNPSPYRNSDGSLTDDAFEGKLIFADLGCNVCHSGPDFTDRKSGVFHDVGTIQTSSGQRRSEKLTALGTPTLKGIWETAPYLHDGSAPTLRDVLIARNVNDKHGDITSLSEKQINQLLAYLLQIDEHESSAVVSSMNKMRSFSGSIDVFPNPASEIIKVRINERVSPKGTISICNSVSGHTLSSTSLNASNEVSINVSSLTPGVYIVIYTDEKVKKSTKLLLR from the coding sequence ATGCGATTTTTCATAACCTTTATAATATTAGTGTTTATTAACTGGATAGGTGAAGTGAATGACACTGAACAGTATGTTCTTATTCAGAATAAACCTGTTGAAGTAGGGACAACAGTTACATTCACTATCACGGCGCCTGAGGGGACAAACCCATTTATTGCGTGGGACTATGGCGATGAAAATGGTTTGGGCAATTATAAACAGGGCCTTACAACAACGCATAAATTTATGCAGCCTGGAGTTTACCAGGTTTTTGCCCGAATTCTAGGGGAGGATATTCCGCTTTCAGTTACACAGACGGTACACAAACCATTAAAGAAGATTGCCCCAACTCATTCATCCACAATTTGCATAGATACTAGTCGGCAAATCGTATGGGCTGTAAATCCTGATAATCATTCGGTGTCATCTATCAATGCTGCCAATTATCAGCTGATCAGCGAGATTCCAACAGGTAAGAATCCGAGAACTCTTGCTTTGGACAATGCGGGAAATGTTTGGGTAGCAAATGAAGATGATGCTACTATTACTATTCTTTCAGCCTCCGGACAAAAGCTACAAACAATTAACCTTCCATATGCTTCAAGACCTTATGGCTTATGTTTTGATCCTATGAAGAGCTACTGCTACATAACTTTGCAAAGTCTAGGGCAACTTGTCAAGCTTGATGCAAAAGATTTTCAGATAGTTCAAGTCACAGAAGCAGGAAGGAGACCACGGGGAATTGCCATAACTTCTGATGGGAAGCGTGTATTTGTTACTCAGTTTATATCTCCGGGAGAAAAAGGATTGATAAGAGAAATCGATGCTGAAACAATGGAACTTAAGTCGGAGATAGGCCTTGCATTTGATGAGACTGTGGATTTTGAAGACAGGGGCCGGGGCGTGCCTAACTATATCTCTTCACTCACTATTACTCCTGACGGATCCGAAATTTGGATACCATCAAAAAAAGATAATACAGCAAGAGGTTTATTCAGAGATGGACAAGCTCTTACATTTGATAATACTGTCCGCACAATTGTTTCAAAGATAGATCTGACTCAGGGAAGTGAAGTGATTGATTCAAGGATAGACATCAATGATGCGGATATGGCTTGTGCTGTAGAGTTTAGTCCATATGGTAATATTGCATTTATAGCATTACAGGGAAATAATAAGATTGCTATGATAGACGTAGCAACTAATTCAAGACTGGGTTTACTTGATACTACCGGACTGGCACCTCAGGGCTTAGTCTTTAATGCAGATGGTTCCAGACTTTTTGTTCACAATTTTATGTCTCGTAGTATAACTATATTCAACACTGAAAATATTATACTTTCCAATAATTTTAACCCCGTAATTGCCGCCACTATTCCTATTGTGCTTAAGGACTCTTTAAATGCTCAGGTCCTGAAAGGTAAACAAATTTTTTATAACGCTCAGGATGAACGCATGACTTTCGCTGGCTACATTAGTTGTGCCAGTTGTCATTTGGACGGTGGCAGTGATGAGCGGGTATGGGATTTTACGGATCGTGGAGAAGGTCTGCGTAATACGCATTCTTTATTAGGTAGAAGAGGGATGGGAATGGGTAATGTGCATTGGACTGCGAACTTTGATGAAATTCAGGATTTTGAAAATGATATACGATATGCCTTTAGAGGAAAAGGATTTCTCCCTGACTCTATATTTAACAGAGGTACCATTAGCGACCCTCTGGGAGGTCCAAAGGCTGGTTTAAGCCCGGAGCTTGATGCGCTGGCAGCCTATGTGCGTTCTCTGGATAAAGTAAATCCCAGTCCTTATCGAAATTCAGATGGAAGTCTTACTGACGATGCTTTTGAAGGAAAATTGATTTTCGCAGATCTTGGTTGTAACGTCTGTCATTCAGGTCCTGACTTTACGGACCGGAAGTCAGGTGTCTTTCACGATGTCGGAACCATTCAAACATCTTCCGGACAGCGTAGATCTGAGAAGTTAACAGCATTGGGTACTCCTACCCTAAAAGGAATTTGGGAAACTGCACCTTATTTGCATGATGGCTCTGCCCCAACATTAAGAGATGTGCTTATTGCCAGGAATGTTAACGATAAACATGGGGATATTACTTCTCTCTCTGAGAAGCAAATCAATCAGCTACTGGCCTACTTGCTTCAGATAGATGAGCATGAATCAAGCGCTGTCGTATCCAGCATGAATAAGATGAGGTCATTTTCCGGGTCTATTGATGTTTTCCCGAATCCTGCTTCTGAGATTATAAAGGTTCGCATAAATGAAAGAGTAAGTCCAAAAGGGACAATTTCTATTTGTAATTCTGTAAGTGGCCATACCTTAAGTTCTACAAGTCTTAATGCCAGCAATGAAGTAAGCATAAATGTAAGCAGTCTGACTCCGGGAGTGTATATAGTAATCTATACTGATGAAAAGGTAAAGAAAAGTACTAAGTTGTTATTAAGATAA